In the genome of Acidimicrobiales bacterium, one region contains:
- a CDS encoding amino acid permease — MSAKEVPALPESAGYRVKRLLLGPPLVSERLASERLGKPTALAVLSSDVMSSSAYATEEILVVLFPYIGLAAFSMLVPITLAIIGVLVLVTLLYRQVVQAYPKAGGAYVVSRENLGPLVSQVAAASLLVDYTLTVAVSVAAGTAAITSAVPALSRATTAIGIGFVLLLAYGNLRGIREAGRSFAVPTFFFIANMVVLAGVGAVRAALGHLHEHTAQLAGTLHPGHRGSGLFLGASLFIVLKAYASGGSALTGTEAISNGVSVFRSPQSRNARQTLVWMAIILGTMFLVVSVFASLTHPVPFESGTPTVISQVGKYVYGSRGAGPFLYYMLQTGTAAILILAANTSFTGFPFLASFAAEDSFLPRQLMRRGHRLVFSNGIIVLTVVAMGLLLVTNSNVNSLIALYAIGVFTGFTLSGAGMVRHHWKERGSHWRRKLGICAGAGVLSAIVDLVFVVTKFTEGAWVVVVLLPLLVAAFSRLNRRYRLEAAVLGEGVAARAAEAPTLRRHTVLVLVDRLDLATARAIQYARTLNPDELRAVHFVLDTAHAADLSERWSRLGLSRLTLELIECQDRRLTRAALELAAEASADGETEVSVLLPRRAYRGPLARVLHDQTADRMVEVVAQLPHVTATIVPFPVDVALERIHRRRAQAGAEAASRPDPAPAAGRERAPRERREESLLSGLDVAGTIPIAEVHPRRPARVAGRIRSVRVQPFAGVPSLECTLEDQTGRILITFMGRRRVPGIEPGARLLADGVVGTHRGRPAILNPIYEILAPAEPAEVT; from the coding sequence GTGAGCGCGAAGGAAGTGCCGGCCCTCCCGGAGTCCGCGGGCTATCGCGTCAAACGGCTGCTCCTCGGCCCGCCCCTCGTCAGCGAGCGGTTGGCCTCCGAGCGCCTGGGCAAGCCCACTGCCCTGGCGGTGCTGTCCTCCGACGTCATGTCCTCCTCGGCCTACGCCACCGAGGAGATCCTGGTCGTGCTGTTCCCCTACATCGGGCTGGCCGCCTTCAGCATGCTCGTGCCGATCACCCTCGCCATCATCGGCGTGCTGGTGCTCGTCACCCTGCTCTACCGCCAGGTCGTGCAGGCCTATCCCAAAGCCGGAGGCGCCTACGTCGTCAGCCGGGAGAACCTCGGCCCGCTCGTGTCGCAGGTGGCGGCGGCGTCGCTCCTCGTCGACTACACGCTGACGGTTGCGGTCTCGGTGGCGGCGGGAACGGCGGCCATCACCTCGGCGGTCCCGGCGCTCAGCCGGGCCACCACGGCCATCGGGATCGGCTTCGTGCTGCTGCTGGCCTACGGGAACCTGCGGGGGATCAGGGAGGCGGGGCGCAGCTTCGCGGTGCCGACGTTCTTCTTCATCGCCAACATGGTCGTGCTGGCGGGGGTGGGGGCGGTGCGGGCGGCCCTCGGGCACCTGCACGAGCACACCGCCCAGCTGGCCGGAACCTTGCACCCCGGCCATCGCGGCTCGGGCCTGTTCCTCGGGGCGTCGCTGTTCATCGTCCTCAAGGCCTACGCCAGCGGCGGCTCGGCGCTCACCGGCACCGAGGCCATCTCCAACGGGGTGAGCGTCTTCCGGTCCCCGCAGTCCCGCAACGCCCGCCAGACGCTGGTCTGGATGGCCATCATCCTCGGGACCATGTTCCTCGTGGTCTCGGTGTTCGCCTCCCTGACCCACCCGGTCCCCTTCGAGTCGGGGACACCGACCGTGATCTCCCAGGTCGGCAAGTACGTCTACGGCAGCAGGGGGGCCGGCCCCTTCCTCTACTACATGCTGCAGACGGGGACCGCCGCCATCCTGATCCTGGCCGCCAACACCAGCTTCACCGGCTTCCCCTTCCTCGCCAGCTTCGCCGCCGAGGACTCCTTCCTGCCCCGCCAGCTGATGCGCCGGGGTCACCGCCTGGTCTTCTCCAACGGGATCATCGTGCTCACGGTCGTGGCGATGGGCCTGCTCCTGGTCACCAACTCCAACGTGAACTCGCTGATAGCCCTCTACGCCATAGGCGTGTTCACCGGATTCACCCTGTCGGGGGCGGGCATGGTCCGCCACCACTGGAAGGAGCGCGGGTCGCACTGGAGGCGAAAGCTGGGCATCTGCGCCGGCGCCGGGGTGCTGTCGGCCATCGTCGACCTCGTCTTCGTGGTCACCAAGTTCACCGAGGGGGCGTGGGTCGTCGTGGTCCTCCTGCCCCTCCTGGTGGCGGCGTTCAGCCGGCTCAACCGCCGGTACCGGCTGGAGGCGGCCGTGCTCGGGGAGGGCGTGGCCGCCCGGGCGGCCGAGGCCCCCACCCTGCGCCGCCACACCGTGCTGGTGCTCGTCGACCGGCTGGACCTGGCCACGGCCCGCGCCATCCAGTACGCCCGCACCCTCAACCCCGACGAGCTGCGCGCCGTGCACTTCGTGCTCGACACCGCCCACGCCGCCGATCTGTCGGAGCGCTGGTCGCGCCTCGGGCTGTCCCGGCTCACCCTGGAGCTGATCGAGTGTCAGGACCGCCGCCTCACCCGGGCCGCCCTCGAGCTGGCGGCCGAGGCCTCCGCCGACGGGGAGACCGAGGTCAGCGTGCTCCTGCCCCGCCGGGCCTACCGCGGGCCCCTGGCCCGGGTGCTGCACGACCAGACCGCCGACCGGATGGTGGAGGTCGTGGCCCAGCTTCCCCACGTGACCGCCACCATCGTGCCGTTCCCGGTCGACGTGGCCCTCGAGCGGATCCACCGCCGGCGGGCCCAGGCCGGGGCCGAGGCGGCGTCCCGGCCCGACCCGGCGCCCGCCGCCGGAAGGGAGCGGGCCCCCCGGGAGCGCCGGGAGGAGAGCCTCCTCTCGGGGCTGGACGTGGCGGGGACCATCCCGATAGCCGAGGTCCACCCCCGCCGCCCCGCCCGGGTGGCGGGCCGGATCCGGTCGGTGCGGGTGCAGCCCTTTGCGGGGGTGCCCAGC
- a CDS encoding TrkA family potassium uptake protein, producing the protein MHVVIVGCGRVGSGLGISLVADGHTVAIIDKRSSAFRRLPEGWGGQTLSGFGFDRETLEEAGIRTAGALAAVTNGDNSNILSARIARETYEVESVVARIYDPRRATIYRRLGIPTVATVTWTTDQVLRRLFPERAEVEWSSPAGELCLVERALPPGWAGRKIKKLDVPGEIQVVGIIRAEQARLATDEIGQEGDILHIAVQRPALDELERRLKAPEL; encoded by the coding sequence GTGCACGTGGTGATCGTCGGGTGCGGGCGGGTCGGCTCGGGCCTCGGGATCTCCCTGGTGGCCGACGGCCACACCGTGGCGATCATCGACAAGCGCTCCTCGGCCTTCCGGCGCCTCCCCGAGGGCTGGGGGGGCCAGACCCTGAGCGGCTTCGGCTTCGACCGCGAGACGTTGGAGGAGGCGGGCATCCGCACGGCCGGGGCGCTGGCGGCGGTGACCAACGGGGACAACTCCAACATCCTCTCGGCGCGGATCGCCCGGGAGACCTACGAGGTCGAGAGCGTGGTGGCCCGCATCTATGACCCTCGCCGGGCCACCATCTACCGCCGCCTCGGGATCCCTACGGTCGCCACGGTCACCTGGACCACCGACCAGGTGCTGCGCCGGCTGTTCCCCGAGCGCGCCGAGGTGGAGTGGTCCAGCCCGGCCGGGGAGCTGTGCCTGGTCGAGCGGGCCCTCCCACCGGGGTGGGCGGGGCGGAAGATCAAGAAGCTCGACGTGCCCGGGGAGATCCAGGTGGTCGGGATCATCCGCGCCGAGCAGGCCCGCCTGGCCACCGACGAGATCGGCCAGGAGGGGGACATCCTCCACATCGCCGTGCAGCGTCCGGCGCTCGACGAGCTCGAGCGCCGCCTGAAGGCCCCCGAGCTGTGA
- a CDS encoding TrkA family potassium uptake protein, producing MKVVIVGAGNVGTFISTDLQAGGHDVTLMEKDYELARRLSQTLPVKILAADACEVSNLQRAEVGEADVVVAATGDDEDNLVVSLLAKQEFAVPRVVARVNHPKNHWLFNEAWGVDVAVSTPHLLTGVVEEAVSVGSLVRLLQLEQGEANLVEVTLADDSPADGRSIADLSMPRDATVVAVIRSGHVVVPRGDTVLVAGDEVLALVTPRSVDEVRTLLIAP from the coding sequence GTGAAGGTCGTCATCGTCGGGGCCGGCAACGTCGGCACGTTCATCTCCACCGACCTGCAGGCCGGCGGCCACGACGTCACGCTGATGGAGAAGGACTACGAGCTGGCCCGGCGCCTGTCCCAGACCCTGCCCGTGAAGATCCTGGCCGCCGACGCGTGCGAGGTGAGCAACCTGCAGCGCGCCGAGGTGGGCGAGGCCGACGTGGTCGTGGCCGCGACCGGGGACGACGAGGACAACCTGGTGGTGTCGCTCCTGGCCAAGCAGGAGTTCGCCGTGCCCCGCGTGGTGGCCCGGGTGAACCACCCCAAGAACCACTGGCTGTTCAACGAGGCTTGGGGAGTGGACGTGGCGGTGTCGACACCCCATCTCCTGACCGGAGTGGTCGAGGAGGCGGTCAGCGTCGGGTCGCTCGTCCGTCTGCTGCAGCTCGAGCAGGGCGAGGCCAACCTGGTCGAGGTGACCCTGGCCGACGACTCGCCGGCCGACGGGCGGAGCATCGCCGACCTGAGCATGCCCCGCGACGCCACGGTGGTGGCGGTGATCAGGAGCGGCCACGTGGTGGTGCCGCGGGGTGACACGGTGCTCGTGGCCGGCGACGAGGTGCTGGCCCTGGTCACACCGCGGTCGGTCGACGAGGTGCGCACCCTGCTCATCGCTCCTTAG
- a CDS encoding ATP-binding protein — translation MTISPGVLDFVERTGGVHVDLPSDSNGLGVARMLVHTLAQRRDLDDERTEDLVLAASEAVTEAMEHGETVVLRWHEAPDRCVVAVISEGEAAFLAPPADIPTDPGRAAVEGELRLPLIRALVDEVGVEGSSLTLTIKCDPWEERDG, via the coding sequence GTGACGATCAGCCCGGGCGTCCTCGACTTCGTCGAGCGAACCGGCGGGGTCCACGTCGACCTCCCCTCCGACTCCAACGGCCTTGGAGTGGCGCGCATGCTCGTGCACACGCTGGCCCAGCGGCGCGACCTCGACGACGAGCGCACCGAGGACCTGGTGCTGGCTGCGTCCGAAGCGGTGACCGAGGCGATGGAGCACGGGGAGACGGTCGTGCTGCGCTGGCACGAGGCCCCGGACCGGTGTGTGGTGGCGGTGATCTCCGAGGGGGAGGCCGCATTCCTGGCCCCGCCCGCCGACATCCCCACCGACCCCGGCCGGGCCGCCGTCGAGGGTGAGCTGCGCCTGCCTCTCATCCGCGCCCTGGTCGACGAGGTGGGAGTGGAGGGCAGCTCCCTGACCCTCACAATCAAATGCGACCCGTGGGAGGAGCGGGACGGCTAA